A window from Plectropomus leopardus isolate mb chromosome 21, YSFRI_Pleo_2.0, whole genome shotgun sequence encodes these proteins:
- the xkr9 gene encoding XK-related protein 9, which yields MLQPENQYTKLRWLLTVLGLLLYVVDIWTDVGLALRYFQGKQFVWTGLTLVFVLAGLLVTQIFSYAWYRDDMNDEGKPTISGMSKGGLAVLHLFGMGVFTRYYHLLKKGFKVVWIPTNSYAMEEKIDVHHNLFCLATDLSMLKLFEAFLESVPQLLLQLYIVLGLNESCSVLQYLSMAFSFFNIAWALVDYRRCLRRSLPHVKEMPSGLPTAVYLLYKLCTITSHILSYTLLLILSPYSIIGLTVLWLLGTIWTHVLKTDFCSSRKFEFLYRAVVGVILTFTFFNVKGKDIRLAMIIYYFFYVVINIVAPSLLALIKPELQTAAYLLPVSGLIFGGSVLGLVCLVLYYHQLHPKEKWQEPDEVDGLGKETHTTMRIRNFLQP from the exons ATGCTTCAACCGGAAAATCAGTACACTAAGCTGCGATGGCTTTTAACAGTTCTTGGACTGTTATTGTATGTGGTGGACATTTGGACAGATGTTGGACTGGCACTGAGATATTTTCAGGGGAAACAATTTGTGTGGACTGGCCTGACTCTTGTGTTTGTTCTGGCTGGGCTGCTGGTGACGCAGATCTTCAGCTATGCCTGGTACAGGGACGACATGAATGATGAGGGAAAACCAACCATATCAGGCATGTCAAAGGGTGGACTTGCTGTCCTGCACCTGTTTGGCATGGGCGTCTTCACCAG GTATTATCACCTGCTGAAAAAAGGCTTTAAAGTTGTATGGATCCCAACAAATTCCTATGCAATGGAGGAGAAGATAGATGTGCACCACAATCTGTTTTGCCTGGCTACGGATCTGAGCATGCTCAAACTGTTTGAGGCTTTCCTGGAGAGTGTTCCCCAGCTCCTTCTGCAGCTATACATAGTGCTAGGCCTAAATGAgagctgctctgtgctgcagt ATTTATCCATGGCGTTCTCCTTCTTTAACATTGCCTGGGCCCTGGTGGACTATCGCCGCTGCCTGCGTAGATCCCTCCCCCATGTAAAGGAGATGCCCTCTGGCCTCCCCACAGCAGTCTACCTCCTCTACAAACTCTGCACCATCACCAGCCACATCCTCAGCTACACTCTCCTGCTCATATTGAGCCCCTACAGCATAATAGGCCTCACCGTCCTCTGGCTGCTGGGGACAATCTGGACACATGTGCTTAAAACAGACTTCTGCTCATCAAGAAAGTTTGAGTTTCTGTACCGAGCAGTTGTTGGAGTCATCCTCACATTCACCTTTTTCAACGTGAAAGGAAAGGACATCAGATTAGCCATGATTATCTACTACTTTTTCTATGTTGTCATAAACATTGTGGCTCCTTCACTGCTGGCTTTAATAAAACCAGAGTTGCAGACAGCTGCGTATTTGCTGCCAGTCAGTGGTTTGATCTTTGGAGGTTCAGTGCTGGGGCTGGTGTGTCTCGTGCTGTACTACCACCAGCTGCATCCCAAAGAGAAGTGGCAGGAGCCAGACGAGGTGGATGGCCTGGGGAAGGAAACACACACCACAATGAGAATAAGGAACTTTTTGCAACCTTGA